The Desulfatibacillum aliphaticivorans DSM 15576 DNA window TCAAAAGGTCTACCAGAAATATGTCCGGGAGCACGCCGATCTTTCCAAGGTGGTGGAGGCTTACAGGGAATACAAGCAGGTCCTGGAGGGGCTGGAGGAGAGCAAGGAACTGCTCAAGGATCCGGACCCGGACATCAAGGATCTGGCCAAAGAGGAGATCGACCGGCTCGACAAGGAACAGGTTCGCCTGGAAGACGAGCTGAAAATCCTCCTGCTTCCCAAGGACCCCAACGACGATAAAAACGTCATCCTGGAAATACGCGCCGGAACCGGCGGGGACGAAGCCGGACTCTTTGCGGCCGATCTTTTCCGCATGTACTCCCGGTACGCGGAAACCCGGGGCTGGAAAGTGGAAACCTTGTCCGAGCATCTTACGGGCGTGGGCGGCATCAAGGAAATCGCCGCCATGATCACGGGCCAGGGCGTGTACAGCGCCTTCAAGTTCGAAAGCGGGACCCATCGCGTGCAGCGCGTTCCCGTCACCGAAGCCCAGGGCCGCATCCATACCTCTGCATGCACCGTGGCCGTGCTGCCGGAAGCCGAGGAAGTGGACATTCAGATCGATCCTTCGGAAATCCGGGTGGACGTGTATCGCTCCCAGGGCGCCGGCGGCCAGCACGTCAACACCACCGACTCGGCGGTGCGTCTCACCCACTTGCCCACGGGCGTGGTGGTGACCTGCCAGGATGAAAAATCCCAGCATAAAAACAAGGCCAAGGCCATGAAGGTCTTACGGGCCCGCCTTTTGGACCACGCCGTGCAGGAGCAGAACGCCTCCATCAGCGCCGAGCGCAAAAGCCAGGTGGGTTCCGGGGATCGCAGCGAACGCATTCGCACTTATAACTATCCCCAGGGCCGGGTGACCGACCACCGCATCGGCTTGACCTTGTACAAGCTGGAAAGCATCATGGCCGGCCAGATTTCGGAAATCGTGGACGCCCTGACCACCCATTACAATGCGGAGGCCCTTCAGGAAGGGGGCTTGTAATCCAAACGGACGGAGCGTGCAAGCGCCGCAGTTCTTCGTCATCCCCGTGAAGAGAAGCGGCGGGATGATTGCGGCTTTTTGCAATCATCATGACGCTGTCCCGGAAACGGGGAACCAGCGTCTTTAAGGAAATGGAATGGCCCCGGAAACCTGGACAATCCAAAAAATCCTGAAATGGACCACGGATTTTTTTTCGGAAAAACAGGTGGAGGCTCCCAGGCTTTCCGCTGAAATCCTTTTGTCCCATTGCCTGGACTATCCCCGAATCCATTTATACACCCGGCATGACCAACCCTTGAACCCCGAGGAACTGGGCCGCTTTCGCGAGCTAGTCAA harbors:
- the prfA gene encoding peptide chain release factor 1, which codes for MLDRLEGVEQRFLEVESLLSDPKIVGDQKVYQKYVREHADLSKVVEAYREYKQVLEGLEESKELLKDPDPDIKDLAKEEIDRLDKEQVRLEDELKILLLPKDPNDDKNVILEIRAGTGGDEAGLFAADLFRMYSRYAETRGWKVETLSEHLTGVGGIKEIAAMITGQGVYSAFKFESGTHRVQRVPVTEAQGRIHTSACTVAVLPEAEEVDIQIDPSEIRVDVYRSQGAGGQHVNTTDSAVRLTHLPTGVVVTCQDEKSQHKNKAKAMKVLRARLLDHAVQEQNASISAERKSQVGSGDRSERIRTYNYPQGRVTDHRIGLTLYKLESIMAGQISEIVDALTTHYNAEALQEGGL